Proteins encoded together in one Oceanispirochaeta sp. M1 window:
- a CDS encoding VOC family protein translates to MTYSIEHFGIMSRNPAELAAWYKDVLGFDHLFIPPGAEAPVFVKDKSGFIIEFFSMPEGFRHPEDQIRKAQHLCLTVEDYDKAVTDLESKGVVFKEEGFPIFQDGRVRFFQDPEGNWIHLVCRTQIPWS, encoded by the coding sequence ATGACTTACAGCATCGAACACTTCGGAATCATGAGCCGTAATCCGGCGGAGCTGGCTGCCTGGTATAAGGATGTTCTGGGCTTTGATCATCTATTTATTCCTCCCGGAGCAGAAGCCCCTGTCTTTGTGAAAGATAAGAGCGGTTTCATCATCGAGTTTTTCTCCATGCCCGAAGGATTCAGGCATCCCGAAGATCAGATCCGCAAGGCTCAGCATCTCTGTCTGACAGTGGAAGACTATGACAAGGCTGTCACTGATCTTGAAAGTAAGGGAGTCGTGTTTAAGGAAGAGGGCTTCCCCATCTTCCAGGACGGCAGGGTTCGCTTCTTTCAGGACCCTGAAGGAAACTGGATTCACCTGGTATGTCGTACACAAATTCCCTGGTCCTGA
- a CDS encoding transketolase: protein MTKTNKELQALAQQFRIDVIETLHDKGTGHWGGSSSVAEILTYLYFSQMNIKPEQPEWPDRDRLILSKGHASPMLYAILEKKGYLAEGTLSSFRDINSGLQGHPCMNKTPGVEMSTGALGHGLSVGLGMSLMAARNENPFRTYVIVGEGCLNEGQSWEAIMAAGKFAPKDLVLLVDYNKVQLDGHSKDIMPLDPLADKFKSFNWNVAKHTYNGHDISEIEESFKWLNKQNKGPSVIIYDTTKGKGVDFTEDTHTWHGAPVSDEHLRDALPQLKTVLSKWEDE from the coding sequence ATGACGAAAACGAATAAGGAACTGCAGGCACTGGCTCAGCAGTTCAGGATTGATGTCATCGAAACTCTTCATGACAAAGGAACAGGGCATTGGGGAGGATCATCCTCGGTTGCCGAAATACTTACCTATCTTTACTTCTCACAGATGAATATAAAACCTGAACAGCCTGAATGGCCTGACCGGGATAGACTGATATTAAGTAAGGGCCATGCGTCTCCAATGCTCTACGCCATACTGGAGAAAAAAGGCTATCTGGCTGAAGGAACCCTCAGCTCTTTCAGAGACATTAACAGCGGACTGCAGGGACATCCCTGTATGAATAAAACTCCCGGTGTTGAAATGTCTACGGGTGCACTGGGTCACGGCCTTTCTGTAGGACTGGGTATGAGCCTTATGGCAGCCCGTAATGAAAATCCCTTCAGGACCTATGTGATTGTCGGTGAGGGATGTTTGAATGAGGGACAGTCCTGGGAAGCTATTATGGCTGCCGGAAAGTTTGCTCCCAAAGATCTGGTTCTCCTTGTGGATTATAACAAGGTTCAGCTTGACGGTCACTCTAAAGATATTATGCCTCTGGATCCTCTGGCAGATAAGTTCAAGTCCTTTAACTGGAATGTGGCAAAACATACATATAACGGCCATGACATTTCTGAAATTGAAGAATCTTTTAAATGGCTGAATAAGCAGAATAAGGGCCCATCAGTTATTATCTATGACACAACAAAAGGTAAGGGTGTTGATTTTACTGAAGACACCCACACATGGCATGGTGCTCCAGTGAGCGATGAGCATCTTAGGGACGCTCTTCCCCAGCTGAAAACTGTCCTTAGCAAATGGGAGGATGAATAA
- a CDS encoding transketolase family protein, whose translation MEMKAMRDALGAALVEQGKTNDKLMVLDADVSSSTKTGLFGKAYPDRFFNMGVAEANMVDVAAGMATCGYRPVVSAFAIFLALKATDQIRNVVCYNNLNVIIAGGYAGLSDSFDGASHQSITDIAIMRAFPNLTVLVPADADDVTAVLEQALKMDGPVYIRMCRNPGPVLDKKPLTIGKAEVLTEGRDVTIGACGVTVQMALEAAEILSEKGIKAEVLDMGSIKPMDGAAVLASVEKTGCFLSVEEHSVHGGLGSAVSEFLAKNKPVAMDFVGVEDCFTESGPYDALLDKYGISIPAIVARAEALAAGK comes from the coding sequence ATGGAAATGAAAGCAATGAGAGATGCCCTGGGCGCCGCACTGGTGGAGCAGGGTAAAACAAATGATAAATTAATGGTACTGGATGCAGATGTCTCTTCCAGCACCAAGACCGGTCTCTTTGGTAAGGCTTACCCCGACCGATTTTTCAATATGGGTGTGGCAGAAGCCAATATGGTTGATGTTGCCGCCGGTATGGCTACCTGCGGTTATCGCCCAGTGGTCAGTGCCTTTGCTATTTTCCTGGCACTTAAGGCCACAGACCAGATTAGAAATGTGGTCTGCTACAACAATCTGAATGTCATTATCGCTGGTGGATATGCCGGGCTGTCCGACTCCTTTGACGGTGCCAGCCATCAGTCAATTACGGACATTGCAATCATGAGAGCTTTCCCTAATCTTACCGTTCTGGTACCAGCTGATGCTGATGATGTAACAGCAGTTCTGGAACAGGCTCTGAAAATGGATGGTCCTGTATATATAAGAATGTGCCGGAATCCCGGACCTGTCCTCGATAAAAAGCCTTTGACCATAGGTAAGGCGGAAGTTCTTACAGAAGGTCGGGATGTTACAATCGGTGCCTGTGGAGTGACAGTCCAAATGGCACTGGAGGCGGCTGAAATACTCTCTGAAAAAGGGATTAAAGCCGAAGTTCTGGATATGGGAAGTATTAAACCCATGGATGGAGCTGCCGTACTTGCCTCAGTTGAAAAAACAGGATGCTTTCTTTCAGTAGAAGAGCACTCTGTGCATGGCGGACTGGGAAGTGCTGTCTCCGAGTTTCTTGCAAAGAATAAACCTGTGGCTATGGACTTTGTGGGTGTTGAAGACTGCTTTACAGAGTCGGGACCCTATGATGCCCTCTTAGATAAATATGGTATATCCATACCTGCTATTGTAGCCAGGGCTGAAGCTCTGGCTGCCGGAAAATAA
- a CDS encoding aspartate/glutamate racemase family protein has protein sequence MRSNELPRIALIHTTPLVLPAVEGAILSLKNKYDFFHTLDEALLYRIMKDGNSADLVVPWLQTLVDQAVKGDAQAVIVTCSSLSPYVQEVNEKSTVPVIRVDEMMYINVAKTTENPAVLMTNPSNEIPAALLAKETEEGLGLMKPIPINICPGAFDALKAGDTDKHDQAVIREVDSMLQKHDAVMFSQISMARVRDLLAAEQQARVHVSLDYLEQILGESLSSYR, from the coding sequence ATGAGATCAAATGAGTTACCCAGAATTGCCCTGATTCATACAACACCCCTTGTCCTTCCTGCTGTGGAAGGGGCAATCTTATCCCTGAAGAATAAGTATGATTTCTTTCATACTCTTGATGAAGCTCTTCTCTACAGAATCATGAAGGATGGAAACAGTGCCGATCTGGTTGTTCCCTGGCTTCAGACTCTGGTTGATCAGGCTGTAAAGGGAGATGCTCAAGCTGTGATTGTGACCTGCAGTTCTTTGTCACCCTATGTTCAGGAAGTCAATGAGAAATCAACAGTCCCTGTGATTCGGGTGGATGAAATGATGTACATTAATGTGGCCAAAACCACTGAGAATCCGGCTGTTCTGATGACCAATCCAAGTAATGAGATCCCCGCAGCTCTTCTTGCAAAGGAGACTGAAGAAGGTCTCGGTCTTATGAAACCAATTCCAATCAATATCTGCCCCGGGGCTTTTGACGCTCTTAAGGCGGGAGATACAGATAAACATGATCAGGCTGTTATCCGGGAAGTGGATTCTATGCTTCAAAAGCATGATGCTGTGATGTTCTCTCAGATCTCAATGGCAAGAGTCCGCGACCTTTTAGCTGCAGAACAGCAGGCAAGAGTTCATGTGTCATTGGATTATCTTGAGCAGATATTAGGTGAATCTCTGAGTTCATACAGATAA
- a CDS encoding sensor histidine kinase KdpD, which produces MTIRGANISMYMINIFFPVSILLTSMTLYITLWQFRSELDTEGLRSKRFIHETLLDILETGEDAKVPEWVSLVVTQDGTLHYLEDDIRNELMSRGPTETNRENEIIWWTSAFISYIPDRATVLSFSYKGIPGICVYHKSILPLAFQMTQEPVTMAFALLIAMMMFVIGAILMNSHHRNVKALVEASKNIINLELDKPVKFTRRNELAAVFNIIEELRQELKETRDRAIIMLSSLAHDMKTPLTSMRVYLEAMNDGIIPVSDEAGDAIKKALKKGAILEERIEDLLYIFKGISTTWIENEQLMDINAWLKEISALFREESSLKSRQYSDNIQINGPLVIRGDKKMLTRALHNIHDNACRYSLEDDKILFSAFTDSKKGHLILLMEDSGPGVKEEDRSKIFDIFYRNDNGRNSRGMGIGLASVRFLINEYEGTVKYKTSRWGGAGIEITLPLAESVNHKY; this is translated from the coding sequence ATGACCATTAGAGGCGCCAATATCAGTATGTACATGATCAATATTTTCTTCCCGGTGAGTATTCTTCTTACCAGTATGACCCTTTATATTACTCTCTGGCAGTTCCGCAGTGAGCTTGATACCGAGGGACTCCGAAGTAAACGCTTCATTCATGAAACCCTGCTGGATATATTGGAGACCGGGGAAGATGCGAAAGTTCCTGAATGGGTTTCGCTGGTTGTAACACAGGACGGAACTCTCCACTATCTGGAGGATGATATACGAAATGAATTGATGTCTCGAGGCCCAACAGAAACAAATAGGGAAAATGAAATAATCTGGTGGACTTCTGCATTTATTTCATATATTCCGGACCGAGCAACTGTGCTCAGCTTTAGCTACAAAGGGATACCTGGAATTTGCGTCTATCATAAGTCTATCCTTCCTCTTGCCTTTCAAATGACACAGGAACCTGTGACCATGGCGTTTGCCCTCTTAATAGCGATGATGATGTTTGTTATAGGGGCCATACTGATGAACTCCCATCACCGGAATGTAAAAGCCCTTGTTGAAGCTTCTAAAAATATAATAAACCTTGAACTGGATAAGCCCGTAAAATTCACGCGGAGAAACGAATTGGCTGCGGTATTTAATATAATCGAAGAGCTCAGGCAGGAGCTGAAAGAAACCCGTGACAGGGCTATTATAATGCTCAGTTCCCTTGCACATGATATGAAAACACCCTTGACCTCCATGAGAGTGTACCTTGAAGCCATGAATGACGGCATTATTCCTGTGTCAGATGAAGCGGGAGACGCCATTAAAAAGGCGCTGAAAAAGGGAGCAATCCTGGAAGAACGCATTGAAGATCTCCTTTATATTTTCAAGGGGATAAGCACAACCTGGATTGAAAATGAACAACTGATGGATATTAATGCATGGCTTAAGGAGATAAGCGCGCTTTTCAGAGAGGAGAGCAGCCTGAAGAGTAGACAGTACAGCGACAATATACAGATAAACGGCCCCCTTGTGATCCGGGGTGATAAAAAAATGCTGACCCGTGCCCTCCACAATATTCATGACAATGCCTGTCGTTACAGCCTTGAAGATGACAAGATACTATTCAGTGCCTTTACGGACAGTAAAAAAGGACATCTAATTCTTTTGATGGAAGATTCGGGACCTGGAGTCAAAGAAGAAGACCGGAGTAAAATCTTTGATATATTCTACAGAAATGATAACGGCCGGAACAGCCGGGGAATGGGGATCGGCCTTGCTTCCGTACGCTTTTTAATAAATGAGTACGAAGGGACAGTAAAATATAAAACTTCCCGCTGGGGGGGTGCAGGAATTGAGATTACCCTACCCCTGGCAGAGTCAGTAAATCATAAGTATTAA